The region GGCTACATGAACAGACCTACAATGAACCCACTACTGGCTGAAAATACACCAGGTCATCTTCCCACCTTCCAAGAGCTTCTGCTGGATCAGGGGCAGGAACTGGACGGCCTCTGGGTTCTCCGGCTCGTGGACCAGAACtgaggaagagaagggggaaCAGAAGAGGGAACCATCATGGGTGTTTCGGGTTCGGCTCATCCAGAACAGCCATAGCAgtgagtgagccagtgcccCAGACAGGGTGGTGTGCTAATCAACGTAGGGTGACAGGGGGACGGACGTCAAACACATACTCATGTGACACAGCCGGCTGGCTAGCCCCAGGTCTCGCCTCATCACCGACGACAGGAACTGAAAGTGttgcaaagaaacacacacgtgtTGGAGCTAGGCGTCTGCGTTTTTCCGAATCTTGTTCAACAGAGTCGCCGAGCAGGTCGTGTGTCTCTTTTGTACCTCGGCCATGAGTTCCAGTGgagctccttcctcctcctcctcttcctccttgttGTCCGTCTTAGCCTCTAACTGTCCCTCTTCCTTGCTGTGGGGCTCAGGTCGGGGGAGGGGTGAAGGGGGAGCTGAACGCCGCTTGTCTACTAGCGAGTAAAGACCACAGTTATCGTCAACATCGATTTCATATTTGTCGACTTCATCGTCATtcccaccatcactaccaccctcATCcccgacatcatcatcatcatcactatcatcatcatcatcactaccatcatcaacatcatcatcatcatcatcatcactaccatcatcaacatcatcatcaccaccaccgctaccatcatcaccaccgtcaccaccatcgCCTACAACACCATCATCACTCTCACTACCAGCATCCCCCTAATCCCTACCATCATCAGCACCGTCACCACCATCGCCTACAACACCATCATCACTCTCACTACCAGCATCCCCCTAATCCCTACCATCATCAGCACCGTCACCACCATCGCCTACAACACCATCATCACTCTCACTACCAGCATCCCCCTAATCcctaccatcatcaccacctcccCATAATCACCCCCATCCCTACCAGCACCCCAtcaacatcaccccccccccccccccccccactgccctcacccccaccaccaccatcatcaagcTACAGAACCTTCTGGTTCCGCAGCCCCCATAGTTTGACCTCTGTGAAAATGAATCTGCGGTAGACTGCTTGTGTCTCCTCCAGGTCACCCACCTGTCCCCTCTGAgtgtggaggggatggaggggatgGGATGAGAGGGTCATGATGGAGAGCTTCTCCTCCTGGCAGACACACCGGTTCTCCAGCcctaatagtaatagtaattaGTAATACTACTAATACGACTACTATTCTTATTACAATACAATTACTGTTACTGTTAGCATTACTAACTGTTACTATAACAACTCTAACTATTAATATTAATAGTACTACTACTGTTACTGTTAATATTACAATTAAGGTTACTATCACTACTCTTATTACTTTTAAAATGACTGTTACTGTTACTAATACAATAGCTTTTAAGTATTTGAGTCATAGTGATATTACTATCACTATGACTCAAATACTTCAAATACTGTTACTATTAGTTTTACTATTACTGTTAATGTTACAAATCAATTACTATTGCTATTATTGTTACAAATTACTATTGCTGTTATTTAGTGATCTTTCTACTACTGCTGTTTAACTTCAATTACTACTTTTAATATTTCCTTTTATTCAAAGAAATAAGACGCTAGTAATCCCTGAGGGTAAACAAAGGAATCATGGAATGAAGACGGGGAGACATCAGGAAGACCCAAGTGAATTCACTTTCGAACCACGATGGCCCCAGTTGATTGTTGTTACACCTCATGCCATCACCTTCCCCATCCCATAATCCACTAGCGCGATTCATTCGTTAGGGAGAATCTACCTGCATTCCCATTACAGCGTCCACTCTAGTGTCAACCCCATGCGGCGATAACTGCGTTCGCTCGTCTCCCGCGCGCGACTCCAGCGGGTCTCTGAAAGGCTcccgagggaggaggggaggtacaGGTTCTGCGTTGGCGAATTACCGCTAGGGAAAATAACAGCTCTAGCAACAGTAACCTGGTCACGTGATGCGTCGTGATGATTTCACCCACCAGATTTGTGTGGGGGGATAAACGGTTACCTACGCTTCCTCTGCTCCATTATTTAATAATCAATAGGAAAGGGTTCAAGGAATCATGAAGTGAAACGGCATCTAGTCTGATTGAAGGTGTCCTTTTTAATCCATGCACTGTCTGGAattaag is a window of Gadus macrocephalus chromosome 8, ASM3116895v1 DNA encoding:
- the LOC132463015 gene encoding glutamate-rich protein 2-like isoform X1, coding for MSGAGEPVCLPGGEALHHDPLIPSPPSPPHSEGTVDKRRSAPPSPLPRPEPHSKEEGQLEAKTDNKEEEEEEEGAPLELMAEFLSSVMRRDLGLASRLCHMILVHEPENPEAVQFLPLIQQKLLEDQEKELGTDDEEDDDEEEGDDSDEDTDDSESCDEDDHSGGSEGSTHD
- the LOC132463015 gene encoding glutamate-rich protein 2-like isoform X2 — encoded protein: MSGAGEPVCLPGGEALHHDPLIPSPPSPPHSEGTDKRRSAPPSPLPRPEPHSKEEGQLEAKTDNKEEEEEEEGAPLELMAEFLSSVMRRDLGLASRLCHMILVHEPENPEAVQFLPLIQQKLLEDQEKELGTDDEEDDDEEEGDDSDEDTDDSESCDEDDHSGGSEGSTHD